From Halichoerus grypus chromosome 6, mHalGry1.hap1.1, whole genome shotgun sequence, one genomic window encodes:
- the AAAS gene encoding aladin isoform X2 yields the protein MGLFGVLNEIANSEEEVFEWVKTASSWALALCRWASSLHGSLFPHLSLRSEDLIAEFAQVTNWSSCCLRVFAWHPHTNKFAVALLDDSIRVYNANSTIVPSLKHRLQRNVAALAWKPLSASVLAVACQTCILIWTLDPTSLSTRPSSGCAQVLAHPGHTPVTSLAWAPSGGRLLSASPVDAAILVWDVSTETCVPLPWFRGGGVTNLLWSPDGSKVLATTPSAVFRVWEAQMWTCERWPTLSGRCQTGCWSPDGNRLLFTVLGEPLIYSLSFPERCGEGKGRVGGAKSATIVADLSETTVQTPDGEERFGGEAHSMVWDPSGERLAVLMKGNPRVQDGKPVILLFRTRNSPVFELLPCGIIQGEPGAQAQLITFHPSFNKGALLSVCWSTGRIAHIPLYFVNAQFPRFSPVLGRTQEPPAGGGGSTHDLPLFTETSPTSAPWDPLPGPLPARSHSPHSHF from the exons ATGGGCCTTTTTGGGGTGCTGAATGAAATTGCGAACTCAGAGGAGGAGG TGTTTGAGTGGGTGAAGACGGCGTCCAGCTGGGCCCTGGCACTCTGTCGATGGGCCTCCTCCCTCCATGGGTCCCTGTTCCCCCATCTGTCT CTCAGGAGCGAAGATCTGATTGCTGAATTTGCCCAAGTCACAAACTG GTCCAGCTGCTGCTTGCGGGTCTTTGCCTGGCACCCCCATACCAACAAGTTTGCAGTGGCCCTGCTAGATGACTCAATCCGGGTGTATAATGCCAACAG CACTATAGTCCCCTCCCTGAAGCACCGGCTGCAGCGAAATGTGGCGGCTCTGGCCTGGAAGCCCCTCAGTGCCTCTGTCTTGGCTGTGGCCTGCCAGACCTGCATTCTCATCTGGACCCTGGACCCCACCTCTCTGTCTACCCG ACCCTCTTCCGGTTGTGCCCAAGTGCTCGCTCACCCTGGACACACCCCTGTCACCAGCTTGGCCTGGGCGCCCAGTGGGGGGCGGCTGCTCTCAGCTTCCCCTGTGGATGCTGCTATCCTG GTATGGGATGTCTCAACAGAGACCTGTGTTCCTCTTCCCTGGTTTCGGGGAGGCGGGGTTACCAATCTGCTCTGGTCCCCGGATGGCAGCAAAGTCCTGGCTACCACTCCTTCAGCTGTCTTTCG AGTCTGGGAGGCCCAGATGTGGACTTGCGAGAGATGGCCTACTCTGTCAGGGCGGTGTCAG ACTGGCTGCTGGAGCCCAGATGGAAACCGACTGCTGTTCACTGTATTGGGGGAACCACTCATTTACTCCTTGTCGTTCCCAGAACGTTGCG gggaggggaaggggcgcGTTGGAGGTGCCAAGTCAGCCACCATCGTGGCGGATCTGTCTGAGACAACAGTACAGACACCAGATGGAGAGGAAAG ATTTGGGGGAGAAGCCCACTCCATGGTCTGGGACCCCAGTGGGGAGCGTCTGGCTGTGCTCATGAAAG GAAATCCACGGGTCCAGGATGGGAAACCAGTCATCCTCCTTTTTCGCACGCGAAACAGCCCCGTGTTTGAGCTGCTTCCTTG CGGCATTATCCAGGGGGAGCCGGGGGCCCAGGCGCAGCTCATCACTTTCCATCCATCCTTCAACAAAGGGGCTCTGCTCAGTGTG TGCTGGTCCACAGGCCGAATTGCCCACATCCCTCTGTACTTTGTTAATGCCCAGTTTCCACGTTTTAGCCCAGTGCTTGGCCgaacccaggagcccccagctgGGGGTGGAGGCTCTACTCATGATCTGCCCCTCTTTACTGAGACATCCCCAACCTCTGCCCCGTGGGACCCTCTCCCAGGGCCACTGCCTGCCCGGTCCCACTCCCCTCACTCGCACTTCTAA
- the MYG1 gene encoding MYG1 exonuclease has product MELRVRFLFRVDDPPPHPGGCMGCRFPRGLLHLLLRPPPASRPRPRGLSLESVPPSKRPRDSLMAPPRIGTHNGTFHCDEALACALLRLLPEYRDAEIVRTRDPEKLASCDIVVDVGGEYDPQRHRYDHHQRSFTETMSSLSPGKPWQTKLSSAGLIYLHFGHKLLARLLGTSEEDSMVGTIYDKMYENFVEEVDAVDNGISQWEEGEPRYVLTTTLSARVARLNPAWNQPNQDTEAGFKRAMALVREEFLQRLDFYQHSWLPARGLVEAALAQRFQVDPSGEIIELANGGCPWKEHLYHLESGLSPPGTIAFVIYTDQAGQWRVQCVPKEPHSFQSRLPLPEPWRGLRDEALDQVSGIPGCIFVHTSGFIGGHHTREGALSMACATLAQRPVPKPPTNSLVQ; this is encoded by the exons ATGGAACTGCGCGTGCGCTTCCTCTTCCGGGTCGACGACCCACCTCCCCACCCGGGAGGCTGCATGGGCTGCCGCTTCCCGCGCGGTCTCCTACATCTACTGCTGCGGCCGCCGCCAGCCTCGCGACCCCGGCCCCGTGGGCTCAGCCTGGAGTCCGTCCCGCCGTCCAAGCGACCCCGCGACAGCCTCATGGCGCCACCCCGAATCGGCACGCACAACGGCACTTTCCACTGCGATGAAGCCCTGGCGTGCGCACTGCTGCGCCTCCTGCCCGAGTACCGG GATGCAGAGATTGTGCGGACCCGGGACCCCGAAAAACTGGCTTCTTGTGACATCGTGGTAGATGTGGGTGGCGAGTACGACCCTCAGAGACACCGATATGACCATCACCAGAG ATCTTTCACAGAGACCATGAGCTCTCTGTCTCCTGGGAAGCCGTGGCAGACCAAGCTGAGCAGTGCGGGACTCATCTATCTGCACTTCGGGCACAAGCTGCTGGCCCGGTTGCTAGGCACCAGCGAAGAGGACAGCATGGTGGGCACCATCTATGACAAG ATGTACGAGAACTTTGTGGAGGAGGTGGACGCGGTGGACAATGGGATCTCccagtgggaagagggagagccTAGATACGTGCTGACTACCACACTGAGCGCCCGGGTTGCCCGACTGAATCCTGCCTGGAACCAGCCCAACCAAGACACCGAG GCCGGGTTCAAGCGTGCAATGGCCCTAGTCCGAGAGGAGTTCCTGCAGAGACTGGACTTCTACCAGCACAGCTGGCTGCCAGCCCGGGGCTTGGTGGAAGCAGCCCTGGCCCAGCGATTCCAG GTGGACCCAAGTGGGGAGATAATAGAACTGGCGAACGGTGGATGCCCCTGGAAAGAGCACCTCTACCACCTGGAATCTGGGCTGTCCCCACCGGGGACCATCGCCTTCGTTATCTACACTGACCAGGCCGGACAGTGGCGGGTACAGTGTGTGCCCAAGGAGCCCCATTCATTCCAGAGCCG gctgcccctgccagagccatgGCGGGGTCTTCGGGATGAGGCCCTGGACCAGGTCAGTGGGATTCCTGGCTGCATCTTTGTCCACACCAGCGGCTTCATTGGTGGGCACCACACCAGAGAGGGTGCCTTGAGCATGGCCTGTGCCACCCTGGCCCAGCGCCCGGTACCTAAGCCTCCCACAAATTCTCTAGTCCAATAA
- the AAAS gene encoding aladin isoform X1: MCSLGLFPPPPPRGQVTLYEHNNELTTGNSYESPPPDFRGQWINLPVLNLTKDPLKTPGRLDHGTRTAFIHHREQVWKRCINIWRDMGLFGVLNEIANSEEEVFEWVKTASSWALALCRWASSLHGSLFPHLSLRSEDLIAEFAQVTNWSSCCLRVFAWHPHTNKFAVALLDDSIRVYNANSTIVPSLKHRLQRNVAALAWKPLSASVLAVACQTCILIWTLDPTSLSTRPSSGCAQVLAHPGHTPVTSLAWAPSGGRLLSASPVDAAILVWDVSTETCVPLPWFRGGGVTNLLWSPDGSKVLATTPSAVFRVWEAQMWTCERWPTLSGRCQTGCWSPDGNRLLFTVLGEPLIYSLSFPERCGEGKGRVGGAKSATIVADLSETTVQTPDGEERFGGEAHSMVWDPSGERLAVLMKGNPRVQDGKPVILLFRTRNSPVFELLPCGIIQGEPGAQAQLITFHPSFNKGALLSVCWSTGRIAHIPLYFVNAQFPRFSPVLGRTQEPPAGGGGSTHDLPLFTETSPTSAPWDPLPGPLPARSHSPHSHF, translated from the exons ATGTGTTCCCTGGGACTGTTCCCTCCGCCGCCGCCTAGGGGTCAAGTCACCCTCTACGAGCACAATAACGAGTTGACGACAGGCAATAGCTATGAGAGTCCGCCTCCCGACTTCCGGGGCCAG TGGATCAATCTTCCTGTCCTGAACCTGACCAAGGATCCCCTGAAGACCCCTGGGAGGCTGGACCATGGCACAAGAACTGCCTTCATCCATCACCGGGAGCAAGTGTGGAAGAGATGCATCAACATATG GCGTGATATGGGCCTTTTTGGGGTGCTGAATGAAATTGCGAACTCAGAGGAGGAGG TGTTTGAGTGGGTGAAGACGGCGTCCAGCTGGGCCCTGGCACTCTGTCGATGGGCCTCCTCCCTCCATGGGTCCCTGTTCCCCCATCTGTCT CTCAGGAGCGAAGATCTGATTGCTGAATTTGCCCAAGTCACAAACTG GTCCAGCTGCTGCTTGCGGGTCTTTGCCTGGCACCCCCATACCAACAAGTTTGCAGTGGCCCTGCTAGATGACTCAATCCGGGTGTATAATGCCAACAG CACTATAGTCCCCTCCCTGAAGCACCGGCTGCAGCGAAATGTGGCGGCTCTGGCCTGGAAGCCCCTCAGTGCCTCTGTCTTGGCTGTGGCCTGCCAGACCTGCATTCTCATCTGGACCCTGGACCCCACCTCTCTGTCTACCCG ACCCTCTTCCGGTTGTGCCCAAGTGCTCGCTCACCCTGGACACACCCCTGTCACCAGCTTGGCCTGGGCGCCCAGTGGGGGGCGGCTGCTCTCAGCTTCCCCTGTGGATGCTGCTATCCTG GTATGGGATGTCTCAACAGAGACCTGTGTTCCTCTTCCCTGGTTTCGGGGAGGCGGGGTTACCAATCTGCTCTGGTCCCCGGATGGCAGCAAAGTCCTGGCTACCACTCCTTCAGCTGTCTTTCG AGTCTGGGAGGCCCAGATGTGGACTTGCGAGAGATGGCCTACTCTGTCAGGGCGGTGTCAG ACTGGCTGCTGGAGCCCAGATGGAAACCGACTGCTGTTCACTGTATTGGGGGAACCACTCATTTACTCCTTGTCGTTCCCAGAACGTTGCG gggaggggaaggggcgcGTTGGAGGTGCCAAGTCAGCCACCATCGTGGCGGATCTGTCTGAGACAACAGTACAGACACCAGATGGAGAGGAAAG ATTTGGGGGAGAAGCCCACTCCATGGTCTGGGACCCCAGTGGGGAGCGTCTGGCTGTGCTCATGAAAG GAAATCCACGGGTCCAGGATGGGAAACCAGTCATCCTCCTTTTTCGCACGCGAAACAGCCCCGTGTTTGAGCTGCTTCCTTG CGGCATTATCCAGGGGGAGCCGGGGGCCCAGGCGCAGCTCATCACTTTCCATCCATCCTTCAACAAAGGGGCTCTGCTCAGTGTG TGCTGGTCCACAGGCCGAATTGCCCACATCCCTCTGTACTTTGTTAATGCCCAGTTTCCACGTTTTAGCCCAGTGCTTGGCCgaacccaggagcccccagctgGGGGTGGAGGCTCTACTCATGATCTGCCCCTCTTTACTGAGACATCCCCAACCTCTGCCCCGTGGGACCCTCTCCCAGGGCCACTGCCTGCCCGGTCCCACTCCCCTCACTCGCACTTCTAA
- the PFDN5 gene encoding prefoldin subunit 5, with product MAQSVNITELNLPQLEMLKNQLDQEVEFLSTSIAQLKVVQTKYVEAKDCLNVLNKNNEGKELLVPLTSSMYVPGKLHDVEHVLIDVGTGYYVEKTAEDAKDFFKRKIDFLTKQMEKIQPALQEKHAMKQAVMEMMSQKIQQLTALGATQATAKA from the exons ATGGCGCAGTCAGTTAACATCACCGAGCTGAACCTGCCGCAGCTAGAAATGCTCAAGAACCAGCTGGACCAG GAAGTGGAGTTCCTGTCCACGTCCATTGCCCAGCTCAAGGTGGTACAGACCAAGTATGTGGAAGCCAAGGACTGTCTGAACGTGCTGAACAAGAACAACGAGG GGAAAGAATTACTCGTCCCACTGACGAGTTCT ATGTATGTCCCTGGGAAGCTACATGATGTGGAACATGTACTCATCGATGTGGGAACAGGCTACTATGTAGAAAAG ACAGCTGAGGATGCCAAGGACTTTTTCAAGAGGAAGATAGACTTCCTTACCAAGCAAATGGAGAAAATCCAGCCAGCTCTGCAGGAGAAGCATGCCATGAAACAGG ctGTCATGGAGATGATGAGCCAGAAGATTCAGCAGCTCACAGCCCTGGGGGCAACTCAGGCTACTGCCAAGGCCTGA